From Oceanibaculum indicum P24, a single genomic window includes:
- a CDS encoding FadR/GntR family transcriptional regulator, producing the protein METAQARNKTSSLSGKTSTLSGGATMIDFVAVAPVRQSKLADQLYEQIMLHIVNGSLDVGEKLPSEAQLCQLFSVSRPVVREALSRLRADNVIASRRGSGTYVMSKPTPELVRLAPSGVLAELLRCYELRLALEGEAAYLAAKRREKDDLVAIEKALEFFNNYLGTGDDEEGAEADFSFHMAIATATKNALYVKTLHMLHTTARDGIKLARQLSKLRSEPMDIVRAEHSRIYKAIEKRNPGAARNAMRSHIDNSRLRMVGQLLDE; encoded by the coding sequence ATGGAAACTGCACAGGCGAGGAACAAGACCAGTTCGCTGTCGGGTAAGACCAGCACTCTTTCCGGCGGCGCCACCATGATCGATTTCGTGGCGGTGGCACCGGTCCGCCAGAGCAAGCTGGCCGATCAGCTCTACGAACAGATCATGCTGCATATCGTGAACGGCTCGCTGGATGTCGGCGAGAAGCTGCCGTCCGAGGCGCAGCTCTGTCAGCTCTTCTCGGTCTCGCGGCCGGTGGTGCGCGAGGCGCTGTCGCGCCTCCGGGCCGACAATGTGATCGCCTCACGGCGCGGCTCGGGCACCTATGTCATGTCGAAGCCAACGCCGGAGCTGGTGCGCCTCGCGCCGTCAGGCGTGCTGGCCGAGCTGCTGCGCTGCTACGAGCTGCGGCTGGCGCTGGAGGGCGAGGCCGCCTATCTCGCCGCCAAGCGCCGGGAAAAGGACGATCTGGTCGCCATCGAGAAGGCGCTGGAGTTCTTCAACAATTATCTGGGCACTGGCGATGACGAGGAAGGCGCGGAAGCCGATTTCAGCTTCCACATGGCCATCGCCACCGCCACCAAGAACGCGCTGTATGTGAAGACGCTGCACATGCTGCACACCACGGCACGCGACGGCATCAAGCTCGCCCGGCAGCTCTCCAAGCTGCGCAGCGAACCCATGGATATCGTCCGGGCCGAGCATTCCCGAATCTACAAGGCGATCGAGAAGCGCAATCCCGGTGCGGCCCGCAACGCCATGCGCAGCCATATCGACAATTCCCGCCTGCGCATGGTCGGCCAGTTGCTCGACGAATAA
- a CDS encoding 3-oxoacid CoA-transferase subunit A produces the protein MIDKRVATLAEAVAGIKDGSTLLVGGFGSAGAPTELIHAVIDQGARDLVVVSNNAGVGTEGLAALMAARRVRRIVCSYPRSGGSVVFDELYAKGEIELELLPQGTISERLRCAAAGLGGYYSPVGVGTKLAEGKELREIDGRTYVLEMPLRGDVALINAHRADRWGNLIYRLSSRNFAPDMAMAADLTIVQAEGFVELGDFDPDNIHTPGIFVDRVVKVEKKA, from the coding sequence ATGATTGATAAGAGAGTGGCGACGCTGGCCGAAGCCGTCGCGGGGATCAAGGACGGCTCGACGCTACTGGTCGGCGGATTCGGGTCAGCCGGTGCACCGACCGAACTGATTCATGCCGTTATCGACCAGGGCGCCCGGGATCTGGTTGTGGTCTCCAACAATGCCGGTGTCGGGACCGAGGGGCTGGCGGCGCTGATGGCGGCGCGCCGGGTCCGGCGCATCGTCTGTTCCTATCCGCGCAGCGGCGGTTCGGTCGTGTTCGACGAGTTGTACGCCAAGGGCGAGATCGAGCTGGAATTGCTGCCGCAGGGCACGATCAGCGAGCGGTTGCGCTGCGCGGCGGCGGGCCTCGGCGGCTATTACTCGCCTGTTGGTGTCGGCACCAAGCTGGCCGAGGGCAAGGAACTGCGGGAGATCGACGGTCGCACCTATGTGCTGGAAATGCCGCTGCGCGGCGATGTGGCGCTGATCAACGCACACCGGGCGGACCGCTGGGGCAATCTGATCTACCGCCTGTCCTCGCGCAATTTCGCGCCCGATATGGCGATGGCCGCGGACCTGACCATCGTGCAGGCCGAAGGTTTCGTCGAACTGGGCGATTTCGACCCCGACAATATCCATACGCCCGGCATCTTCGTTGACCGGGTGGTGAAGGTGGAGAAGAAGGCATGA
- a CDS encoding 3-oxoacid CoA-transferase subunit B, giving the protein MSSMTESVARLSRRQIAWRAAQDIENGWYVNLGIGLPTLAASYVPDGREIVFHSENGLLGVGAYPKPGEEDPDLINATKEYVTLAKGASVFKHSDSFTMIRGGHLDLALLGAFEVSVKGDLANWTTEDPNFPPGVGGAMDLAVGAKRIRVLMEHTTRKGEPKIRKACQYPLTASSVVRRLYTDLAVIDVTEEGLLVVEMAEGLTRDALQEVTEAPLIYAATVGVLKAPAVS; this is encoded by the coding sequence ATGAGCAGCATGACCGAGAGCGTGGCGCGACTCAGCCGCCGGCAGATCGCCTGGCGCGCCGCGCAGGACATCGAGAATGGCTGGTACGTGAATCTCGGCATCGGCCTGCCGACGCTGGCGGCCAGCTATGTGCCGGACGGGCGGGAGATCGTGTTCCACAGCGAGAACGGGTTGCTGGGCGTCGGTGCCTATCCGAAGCCGGGCGAGGAAGACCCGGACCTCATCAACGCCACCAAGGAATATGTGACCCTGGCCAAGGGCGCGTCGGTGTTCAAGCATTCCGATTCCTTCACCATGATCCGCGGCGGCCATCTGGACCTCGCGCTGCTGGGCGCCTTCGAGGTGTCGGTAAAGGGCGACCTCGCCAACTGGACGACGGAAGACCCGAACTTCCCGCCCGGCGTCGGCGGGGCGATGGACCTGGCGGTGGGGGCCAAGCGCATCCGCGTGCTGATGGAGCACACCACCCGCAAGGGCGAGCCGAAGATCCGCAAGGCCTGCCAGTATCCGCTGACGGCGTCGTCGGTGGTGAGGCGGCTCTACACTGACCTTGCCGTCATCGATGTGACGGAGGAGGGGCTGCTGGTCGTCGAGATGGCCGAGGGGCTGACGCGTGACGCGCTGCAGGAAGTGACCGAGGCGCCGCTGATCTATGCCGCGACGGTCGGCGTGCTGAAGGCTCCGGCGGTCTCGTAA
- a CDS encoding peptidylprolyl isomerase: MTRLKTLAAAALMALGILFTGTSQSEAAKMENMLYLDLEYGRVVIELKPDLAPKHVARIKELVRAGFYDGIVFHRVIEGFMAQTGDPTGTGRGGSGKKIPAEFNSAPFERGTVGMARSQNPDSGDSQFFICFKPAPFLNGQYTVWGQVVEGMEFVDKIKRGEPPADPDKIVKMTLAEDAK, encoded by the coding sequence ATGACTCGTTTGAAGACCCTCGCCGCGGCGGCCCTGATGGCCCTCGGCATCCTCTTCACGGGAACCAGCCAATCAGAAGCCGCCAAAATGGAAAACATGCTCTATCTCGACCTCGAATACGGCCGCGTCGTCATCGAGTTGAAGCCCGACCTCGCGCCCAAGCACGTCGCCCGCATCAAGGAGCTGGTCCGCGCCGGCTTCTATGACGGCATCGTCTTCCACCGCGTGATCGAGGGCTTCATGGCCCAGACCGGCGACCCCACCGGCACCGGCCGGGGCGGCAGCGGCAAGAAGATCCCGGCGGAATTCAACAGCGCCCCGTTCGAGCGCGGCACTGTCGGCATGGCCCGCTCGCAGAACCCGGACAGCGGCGACAGCCAGTTCTTCATCTGCTTCAAGCCTGCCCCCTTCCTAAATGGCCAGTACACCGTCTGGGGCCAGGTTGTCGAAGGCATGGAGTTCGTGGACAAGATCAAGCGCGGCGAACCGCCGGCAGACCCGGACAAGATCGTGAAGATGACCCTGGCCGAAGACGCCAAGTAA
- the folB gene encoding dihydroneopterin aldolase — MYRIFVRDLVLEAEVGVYESEKGKRQRLRLNLELECVDTIATAGDRLENVFCYHTLVKSIEAILAEGHVNLIETVADRIARHGLEDRRVLATRITVEKLDVIDQAASVGVTVERRRQ, encoded by the coding sequence TTGTACCGAATCTTCGTGCGCGACCTCGTCCTTGAAGCCGAAGTCGGCGTGTATGAGAGCGAGAAGGGGAAGCGGCAGCGGCTGCGCCTCAATCTCGAACTGGAATGCGTCGATACCATCGCCACGGCCGGGGACCGGCTGGAAAACGTGTTCTGCTATCACACGCTGGTGAAGAGCATCGAGGCGATCCTGGCCGAGGGCCATGTCAACCTGATCGAGACCGTCGCCGACCGCATCGCGCGGCACGGGCTGGAAGACAGGCGCGTGCTGGCCACGCGGATCACGGTGGAGAAGCTGGACGTCATCGACCAGGCCGCCTCGGTCGGCGTGACGGTGGAACGCCGCCGCCAGTAG
- a CDS encoding GNAT family N-acetyltransferase has translation MQIVHERPGDAALIDALLDTAFGPGRTTKTVYKLREGVPHDPSLAFVALEDGQLRGSIRYWPLLLGEARVPSIMLGPLAVDPAYKGQGYGKALMRHSLAHAASLGHRSVILVGDPEYYNPFGFTREKALGLQLPGPVEERRFLGLELVPGALDGVTGMIHPALPAAPQIRRGVRRYAA, from the coding sequence ATGCAGATCGTTCACGAGCGGCCGGGCGACGCCGCGCTAATCGACGCCCTTCTGGATACCGCCTTCGGTCCGGGCCGGACCACCAAGACCGTGTACAAGCTGCGCGAGGGCGTGCCGCACGACCCGTCGCTGGCCTTCGTCGCGCTGGAGGACGGGCAGCTGCGCGGCTCCATCCGTTATTGGCCGCTGCTGCTGGGCGAGGCGCGCGTGCCGTCCATCATGCTGGGCCCGCTGGCGGTCGATCCGGCCTATAAGGGGCAGGGCTACGGCAAGGCGCTGATGCGCCATTCGCTGGCCCATGCCGCCAGCCTCGGCCATCGCTCGGTGATCCTAGTCGGCGACCCGGAATATTACAATCCGTTCGGCTTCACGCGGGAGAAGGCGTTGGGCCTGCAGTTGCCCGGCCCGGTCGAGGAGCGGCGGTTCCTGGGGCTGGAGCTGGTGCCGGGCGCGCTGGACGGTGTGACGGGCATGATCCATCCGGCGCTGCCGGCGGCCCCACAGATCCGGAGGGGTGTTCGCCGGTACGCTGCGTAA
- a CDS encoding iron-containing alcohol dehydrogenase gives MAVISYLTKIQFDFGAIKLLADEMKALGIKRPLIVTDKGLVKTGILDTIRANIPNEFDVSVFDGTPENPTEAATWEALNIYKENGCDGIIAVGGGSSMDLAKGVRLLATHEGPLAQYAMVEGGVARIRPDVSKLIAVATTSGTGSEVGRGAVIVLEDGRKLALVSPYLIPNVAINDPELTLGLPPVLTAGTGMDAITHCIETFLSLAVNPPADGISLEGLRLASRSIETAVKDGSNRQARWDMMMGSMMGAMSFQKGLGAVHALSHPLGAVKGLRLHHGTLNAVFLPAVLRFNKSVVGDKYPRVAQAMGLPENTDIADAISKLNAKIGIPASLREMGVTDDVLDGIAVAATKDHAHPTNPRTPSVAEYRKLLDEAMAGN, from the coding sequence ATGGCGGTTATCAGCTACCTCACCAAGATCCAGTTCGACTTCGGCGCCATCAAGCTGCTGGCGGACGAGATGAAGGCGCTCGGCATCAAGCGGCCGCTGATCGTCACCGACAAGGGGCTGGTGAAGACCGGCATCCTGGACACGATCCGCGCCAACATCCCGAACGAGTTCGACGTCTCGGTGTTCGACGGTACGCCGGAGAACCCGACCGAGGCGGCGACCTGGGAGGCGCTGAACATCTACAAGGAGAATGGCTGCGACGGCATCATCGCGGTCGGCGGCGGTTCCTCCATGGATCTGGCCAAGGGCGTGCGCCTGCTGGCGACGCATGAGGGGCCGCTGGCGCAATATGCGATGGTGGAAGGCGGCGTCGCCCGCATTCGCCCTGATGTGTCCAAGCTGATCGCGGTCGCCACCACATCGGGCACTGGTTCCGAGGTCGGGCGCGGCGCCGTCATCGTGCTGGAGGATGGCCGCAAGCTCGCCCTCGTCAGCCCCTATCTGATCCCCAATGTGGCGATCAACGATCCGGAGCTGACGCTCGGCCTGCCGCCCGTGCTGACCGCCGGCACCGGCATGGACGCGATCACCCACTGCATCGAGACCTTCCTGTCGCTGGCGGTGAACCCGCCGGCCGACGGCATCTCGCTGGAAGGGCTGCGGCTTGCCAGCCGCTCCATCGAGACGGCGGTGAAGGACGGCTCCAACCGGCAGGCGCGCTGGGACATGATGATGGGCTCGATGATGGGCGCCATGAGCTTCCAGAAGGGGCTGGGCGCGGTGCATGCGCTGTCGCATCCGCTGGGCGCGGTGAAGGGCCTGCGCCTGCATCACGGCACGCTGAACGCGGTGTTCCTGCCCGCCGTGCTGCGCTTCAACAAGTCGGTGGTCGGCGACAAATATCCGCGCGTCGCCCAGGCGATGGGCCTGCCGGAGAACACCGACATCGCCGATGCGATCTCGAAGCTGAACGCGAAGATCGGCATCCCCGCCAGCCTGCGCGAGATGGGCGTGACCGACGATGTGCTGGACGGCATCGCCGTCGCCGCCACCAAGGACCATGCGCACCCGACCAACCCGCGCACGCCGTCCGTCGCGGAGTACCGCAAGCTGCTCGACGAGGCGATGGCCGGGAACTGA